The Treponema medium genome has a window encoding:
- the pcnB gene encoding polynucleotide adenylyltransferase PcnB translates to MLVRYTRNSTDKKLSKALIYTATEHSIDPRKVDSEAIRIISGLQNAGYEAYIVGGAVRDLLIGKTPKDFDIATSAKPARIRKIFKNSRLIGKRFRLVHVFYGSKIYEVSTFRSLEEGSVGNTFGTIDEDVRRRDFTLNALYYDPIKNIIVDYVGGVEDIRKKRLHPIINLSHIFAEDPVRMIRAVKYATITGAEIPLLLRYRIHRDAPLIEYTSPSRLTEEICKILMSGHAAEIFTMLLHYQLFLYLQPSAFSFIEDSPHFSEHYFASMKELDGLIAEHKIQRQGQALVYLIRDFLQLITNWEGEPRAVYKAVYADCRHFVLPMNPQRTELEYAVKYCLRKGGLDIRLTGTTKAKEAPKRRPRGAARQNPAAKQKGMSQKSITLSPSPA, encoded by the coding sequence ATGTTAGTAAGATATACTCGAAATAGTACAGATAAAAAGCTATCAAAAGCGCTTATATATACGGCAACGGAACACTCCATCGATCCCCGTAAGGTGGATAGCGAGGCTATCCGCATCATCAGTGGGCTGCAAAATGCAGGTTATGAGGCTTACATTGTCGGCGGCGCTGTCCGGGATTTGCTGATCGGAAAAACACCGAAAGACTTCGATATTGCGACATCGGCGAAACCAGCCCGTATCCGTAAGATTTTTAAAAATTCTCGGCTCATCGGAAAACGATTCCGCTTGGTGCATGTTTTTTACGGTTCTAAAATATATGAGGTCTCTACTTTTCGTTCGTTGGAGGAAGGTTCCGTCGGCAACACTTTCGGTACTATCGACGAAGATGTACGGCGCCGCGACTTCACTTTAAATGCGCTCTACTATGATCCGATAAAAAACATTATTGTCGATTATGTCGGCGGCGTAGAGGATATCCGCAAAAAGCGATTACACCCGATTATCAATCTTTCACACATTTTTGCAGAAGATCCGGTGCGAATGATCCGCGCTGTCAAATACGCGACCATCACCGGCGCTGAAATCCCGCTGCTGCTCCGCTACCGCATTCATCGCGATGCACCGCTCATTGAATATACGTCACCATCCCGTTTAACCGAGGAGATATGCAAAATCCTGATGAGTGGTCATGCGGCAGAAATTTTTACAATGCTGCTGCATTACCAGCTCTTTCTCTATTTACAACCTTCGGCATTTTCGTTTATCGAGGATTCACCTCATTTTTCCGAACACTATTTTGCAAGTATGAAAGAGCTTGACGGATTAATTGCCGAACACAAGATTCAACGGCAAGGACAGGCGTTGGTATACCTCATCCGTGATTTTTTACAGCTGATCACCAACTGGGAAGGAGAACCGCGAGCTGTTTATAAAGCGGTATATGCCGATTGCCGACATTTTGTACTACCGATGAACCCGCAACGGACAGAACTTGAATATGCAGTAAAATACTGCCTCAGAAAAGGCGGTTTGGATATACGTCTTACCGGCACCACTAAGGCAAAAGAAGCCCCAAAACGCCGCCCACGCGGAGCCGCACGGCAAAATCCTGCTGCAAAGCAGAAGGGGATGTCTCAAAAGTCGATTACTCTTTCGCCATCCCCAGCGTAA
- a CDS encoding TRAP transporter large permease subunit encodes MRKTVNVFVLFLVGILVILPMVFFFISDIGGVPVLDGERLIIHVVFIFACFAGMITSADHKQLNIEVFNLKLSAGLKTVVSQINNGITTAVLTAIFFACFPNILVVIDPSDLLWGVPVRFIFGALPLMFFAQLFLCFKKRGSLVSSLVGLAGGLFISCGSIAVILYTLLEKDIPFFTTYASFWQSLSAPLLLPLILVLIAAALFGLPLFIVLLGITYTAFSQGGGYVDVIPLEMYHILTDTSIAAIPLFTIAGCLLAEGSAGKRLMELVRNSVGWIRGGVVIASVLVLTFFTTFTGASGVTILALGPLISVILTGNGYSKDDSESLITASGSLGILFPPSMAIIIFGVTNIMTIDIFDVFKGAIFPGLLLTLSMIVIGVIRDRSKARIPFSWAILKRAFCGSFFELLLPIFIIVLYFSGLFSLLQTAAFTVLYTCVLEVMIRRDFSWKTAAAFILKSIPVAGGVLIIIGAAKGLAYYLIDANIPAILTDIVQTYIHSKYIFLLLLNVLLIFVGCIMDLYSAILVVSPLIMPIAESFGIHPIHTSVIFLMNLALGFLTPPIGMDLFIASYTFNKPVIKIVKNILPFLGIQSIILLLVTYIPWLTTALLR; translated from the coding sequence ATGAGAAAGACTGTCAACGTATTTGTACTTTTTTTGGTCGGTATATTGGTTATACTGCCGATGGTGTTTTTTTTCATCAGTGACATCGGCGGTGTTCCGGTACTGGACGGAGAGCGGCTGATTATTCATGTTGTTTTTATTTTTGCGTGTTTTGCAGGAATGATAACCAGCGCAGATCACAAACAGTTGAATATCGAGGTTTTTAACCTTAAATTATCCGCTGGGCTGAAAACCGTCGTCAGTCAAATCAATAACGGTATAACGACAGCCGTTCTTACAGCAATTTTTTTTGCTTGTTTTCCGAATATCTTAGTGGTAATAGATCCTTCGGATCTTTTATGGGGAGTGCCGGTACGGTTTATCTTTGGCGCGCTGCCGTTGATGTTTTTTGCCCAGCTCTTTTTATGTTTTAAAAAGCGCGGTTCGCTTGTGTCCTCTTTGGTAGGACTTGCCGGCGGTTTATTTATCAGCTGCGGTTCGATTGCTGTTATCCTCTATACGCTTTTAGAGAAGGATATCCCGTTTTTTACAACTTATGCCTCATTTTGGCAGTCTTTGAGCGCTCCGTTACTGTTGCCGCTCATTCTGGTACTTATTGCTGCGGCACTTTTCGGATTACCGCTTTTTATCGTATTGCTCGGAATTACGTATACGGCATTCAGTCAAGGGGGCGGATATGTCGATGTGATCCCGCTGGAAATGTATCATATTTTAACGGATACAAGCATCGCGGCAATTCCGCTCTTTACCATTGCAGGCTGTTTGCTCGCGGAAGGAAGCGCCGGTAAGCGGTTAATGGAACTTGTCCGCAACAGTGTCGGTTGGATTAGAGGCGGAGTAGTTATTGCCTCCGTACTTGTGCTTACTTTTTTTACAACTTTTACCGGTGCGTCGGGTGTAACTATTTTAGCGCTCGGTCCGCTTATCAGTGTTATTTTAACCGGAAACGGCTATTCGAAAGATGACTCCGAATCGCTTATTACCGCTTCCGGATCGCTTGGTATCCTTTTCCCGCCCAGTATGGCAATTATCATCTTCGGCGTAACCAATATTATGACCATTGATATCTTCGACGTATTTAAAGGAGCAATCTTTCCGGGGCTCTTGCTTACGCTGTCGATGATTGTCATCGGTGTAATACGGGATCGTTCAAAAGCGCGGATACCGTTTTCATGGGCTATATTGAAAAGAGCCTTCTGCGGCAGTTTTTTTGAGCTGTTGTTGCCGATTTTTATTATCGTCCTCTATTTTTCAGGGCTTTTCTCACTCCTTCAAACCGCTGCTTTCACCGTGCTTTATACTTGCGTATTGGAAGTTATGATCCGCCGCGATTTTTCATGGAAAACGGCTGCTGCTTTTATATTGAAAAGTATTCCTGTTGCGGGCGGAGTTCTCATTATCATCGGTGCGGCGAAGGGATTGGCCTATTATTTAATTGATGCAAACATACCGGCAATTCTAACTGATATTGTGCAGACGTATATACACTCAAAGTACATATTTTTGCTGCTGTTAAATGTACTACTGATTTTTGTCGGCTGTATTATGGATTTATACTCTGCCATTTTGGTGGTGTCGCCACTTATTATGCCGATTGCCGAATCCTTTGGTATTCATCCCATACATACCAGCGTTATTTTCCTTATGAATCTCGCGCTCGGCTTTCTAACACCTCCGATTGGAATGGACTTGTTTATTGCAAGTTATACATTCAATAAACCGGTTATCAAGATAGTAAAGAATATTCTCCCCTTTCTTGGCATTCAAAGTATTATTTTGTTGCTGGTTACCTATATTCCGTGGTTAACTACCGCTTTGCTTCGGTAG